A window of Desulfuromonas soudanensis genomic DNA:
TTACGGCAATTATTTAACAGGGATGGTTGCGGCAAGAATTTTACGTCCCTTGGCACGACGACGCTTGAGGACGCTCTGACCATTTTTGGTCTGCATCCGCTTACGGAAACCGTGGGTTCTCTTCCTCTTCACTTTGCTCGGCTGGTAGGTGCGTTTCATATTTTTTACCCCTATCTGAAATTTTTGGATTTTTGAAAGCCGTGACTTTCAACAAAGAGTATCTTTAACCATCTTTTGGACTATCTGTCAACAAAAATAAAGGAAAGCGCCACGGAGGTTACCCA
This region includes:
- the rpmH gene encoding 50S ribosomal protein L34 — translated: MKRTYQPSKVKRKRTHGFRKRMQTKNGQSVLKRRRAKGRKILAATIPVK